In Cyclobacteriaceae bacterium, the DNA window TTGGCGGAGGGTGATATGGTTAATGTATCCGTTGATCTTGAAAGCCGTGAATACAATGGTCGCTGGTATACTGAGGCGCGCGCATGGAAACTTGAAAAGAATGGCGCGGGAGGTGGAAATGGAAAGAGCTCGTCCTCGTCTGATTCGATCGGAGACGAACCCTTCCAATCAAGTTCATCTTCAACAGATGACTTGCCTTTCTAATTAGAAATTAATGATTGCTTTTTGAAGTGATTGAAAGCTGAAGCCTTAACTAGGCTTTAGCTTTTTTAACACGTCCTTCTTCAACGCGTTTTCCGTTCTCGTGCTTTCCAAGAATGGTAACGTCTTTCGTTGTTTCGTATTGCTTAGCTGCCTGCATCATTGCCTGTTCGCTGTCGCGGATAATAATAGTACCTGATTTGGCGCCCTTATTGCGGATTTCAATATAGAATCCGTCTTTCTTCTTTTTTGGTAATACAGGAGGTCTTCCCATGAATTATAGTGATTAGTGATTATTGTAATTTCCAGTCAATTCAAAACCAATTTTTTAAGTAACTAGTTCAGCCTTCTGCGTTTTTGGCCGAATTTAGGGTTTGCGACGCGCAAAGATAGTGAATTTTCCCGCAGATTAATGCTGATTAACCAGGACGCTGGTCCATGTCATTGCCTAAATAGGCAGGTAGCTCAATTCCCTTCTTCAAGACTGGATCCGCTTCAGGAGTCAGCCTGATAGTCTTTAATGGAACTACACCAGCCCACACATTCATATCATAATCTTCATCATCGTCTTTTGGTGGACCCACGCGAACTTTGGCCGAAGCTTCCTGAATCTTAAAACCAATTACCATGGTTGCCTTCCACTCGTTGTCGGTTGGCTTTCGGACATCATTCCATCTTCCGGGACACACCTTTTCAGTAAAGACCTCCAGGACTTTATACAGAATCTCCTTTTGAGTTACCAATTCAGGCTCGCTGAAAATAACCACGGAACGGTAATTCACAGAATGATGAAAAGCAGAACGTGCCAGCACCAATCCATCAAGATGTGTAACACTGATGCATACCTTACTCTTTTTTGAGATGAGTTCACGCATGTAAAAACTTCCTACACTGCCATGAACGTAAAGCATGTCATCAATTCTGCAAAAGCCAGTTGGTATCTGAAAGGATTGCTCATCTTTTGAATAAGCTAACGTGCATACCAGAGCCTCATCAAGAATAGAGTAAACAACATCCTTGTCGTAAACGCCGCGCTTAGGCAAACGCGTGATCTCTGTTTTGTCGGTTATTGGGAATTGATCAGCCATATCAGTTTGCTTTTCTTTTGATAATAAAACATTCCTCAAAACGATTCATTCCAATCTTGGGATAGTAATTGACAGCGGCGGGTGCGGCCAGCAACATAAGCATCGTGTCTTCTACTCCCGACACTTCATGGGTGACCTCGATTAATTTTTTGCCAATACCCTGATGCTGGTAGGAAGCATCCACGGCCAGATCAGACAAATAACAGCAAAATGAAAAATCGCTCAATGCACGGGAAACACCAACCAATAAATCCTTGTCCCAGGCGGTGATAAGAATGTTTCCGAACTGCAGCATTTTTTTTATGCGCTCTGGGTTGCCTACTGGTCTTCTCTGGTCAAGCGTAGATCGTTTTAGTAAGTCCACAAATTGATCAGGTGTGATCTTGGCATCACTCCTGTATTCGATATTTTTCATACGGATAAAGACTATTGTGGGATATTCAAAACGATCTTTCCAAACTGTCCTCCATTCTCCATGCGCGCAAAAGCCTCATTAACATTTTGCAATGGGAACACCTCATCGATGACAGGAATAATCTTGCGCTTGTGGATCAGATCGAGCATGGAAAGAAACTCGTCTTCCGTTCCCATGCTGGTTCCAAAAATTGAAAGTTGCTTCCAGAAAAGAGTGCGGGGAGAGATAGAGGGAATATTTCCGGCTGTTCTTCCAAAGATTACAATTCTTCCTCCTGGCATGGCGAGATCGAGCAGACTTGGAAACTGCTCACCACCGGCACTGTCAATGATCACATCAAATCCTCCAACCTCCTTTGTGATCTTTTCAATCCAGCCTTTCTCCTTATAATTGAAACCGGCTGTCGCGCCAAGCTCAATACACTTCTTAATTTTTTCTTCGGAACCTGATGTAATAAATACTCTTGCCTGAA includes these proteins:
- a CDS encoding GNAT family N-acetyltransferase translates to MKNIEYRSDAKITPDQFVDLLKRSTLDQRRPVGNPERIKKMLQFGNILITAWDKDLLVGVSRALSDFSFCCYLSDLAVDASYQHQGIGKKLIEVTHEVSGVEDTMLMLLAAPAAVNYYPKIGMNRFEECFIIKRKAN
- a CDS encoding pyridoxamine 5'-phosphate oxidase family protein, with the translated sequence MADQFPITDKTEITRLPKRGVYDKDVVYSILDEALVCTLAYSKDEQSFQIPTGFCRIDDMLYVHGSVGSFYMRELISKKSKVCISVTHLDGLVLARSAFHHSVNYRSVVIFSEPELVTQKEILYKVLEVFTEKVCPGRWNDVRKPTDNEWKATMVIGFKIQEASAKVRVGPPKDDDEDYDMNVWAGVVPLKTIRLTPEADPVLKKGIELPAYLGNDMDQRPG
- a CDS encoding DUF3127 domain-containing protein; this translates as MELKGKVIQMLAVQTGMGKKGQWKKQEFIVETQAQYPKKVCLSAWGDKIDQFNLAEGDMVNVSVDLESREYNGRWYTEARAWKLEKNGAGGGNGKSSSSSDSIGDEPFQSSSSSTDDLPF